A genome region from Halorussus pelagicus includes the following:
- a CDS encoding tyrosine--tRNA ligase, with the protein MDAYELISRNVEEAVTDEEVEALAEDPEGKRVYVGYEPSGVLHIGHMLTANKLIDLQEAGMEVVILLADVHAYLNGKGTFEEIEETAEKMRKQFLAYGLDDEQTEFVYGSEYQLDDDYALDLHKLELDTTLNRAQRAMAEIQGGETAKVSHVVYPLMQALDIEYLDLDLAVGGLDQRKVHMLMREELPEIGYEARPCLHTPILADLGTGEGKMSSSSGVTISMEDSTEDIEEKVNSAFCPPTRDPEDDLENPVLEIFQYHVFPRFETVVVERPDEYGGNLEYDDYEALADDLESGELHPADAKGALASYLDELVAPGREKLRELEE; encoded by the coding sequence ATGGACGCTTACGAGTTGATTTCGCGGAACGTCGAGGAAGCAGTGACCGACGAGGAGGTCGAAGCACTCGCCGAAGACCCCGAAGGCAAGCGGGTCTACGTCGGCTACGAGCCGTCGGGGGTCCTCCACATCGGCCACATGCTCACGGCGAACAAGCTCATCGACCTGCAGGAGGCGGGGATGGAGGTCGTTATTCTGCTGGCGGACGTACACGCCTACCTCAACGGGAAAGGGACCTTCGAAGAGATAGAGGAGACCGCCGAGAAGATGCGCAAGCAGTTCCTCGCGTACGGACTGGACGACGAGCAGACCGAGTTCGTCTACGGCTCCGAGTACCAGTTGGACGACGACTACGCGCTGGACCTGCACAAACTCGAACTCGACACGACGCTGAACCGCGCCCAGCGCGCGATGGCCGAGATTCAGGGCGGCGAGACCGCGAAGGTCAGCCACGTCGTCTACCCGCTGATGCAGGCGCTCGACATCGAGTACCTCGATTTGGACCTCGCAGTTGGTGGACTCGACCAGCGGAAGGTCCACATGCTGATGCGCGAGGAACTGCCCGAAATCGGCTACGAGGCCCGGCCGTGTCTCCACACGCCCATCCTCGCCGACCTCGGAACCGGCGAGGGCAAGATGTCCAGCAGTTCGGGCGTCACCATCTCGATGGAGGACTCCACCGAGGACATCGAGGAGAAGGTCAACTCGGCGTTCTGCCCGCCGACCCGCGACCCCGAGGACGACCTCGAAAATCCGGTGCTGGAAATCTTCCAGTACCACGTCTTCCCGCGCTTCGAGACCGTCGTGGTCGAGCGCCCCGACGAGTACGGCGGCAACTTGGAGTACGACGACTACGAGGCGCTGGCCGACGATTTGGAGAGCGGCGAACTCCACCCCGCCGATGCGAAGGGCGCGCTGGCGAGTTACCTCGACGAGTTGGTCGCGCCGGGCCGCGAGAAGTTGCGAGAACTAGAGGAGTAA
- a CDS encoding DUF7470 family protein, whose amino-acid sequence MLDKLGAKGIVGVLLLLGGLGVVAWKAPIVAVGMALVVVGFVLVAWGLVSGLMASFGLGGMMGGGGGFE is encoded by the coding sequence ATGCTCGATAAACTCGGCGCGAAAGGCATCGTCGGGGTGTTGCTCCTACTCGGGGGTCTCGGCGTCGTCGCGTGGAAAGCACCCATCGTCGCGGTCGGAATGGCGCTGGTCGTCGTCGGATTCGTCCTCGTCGCGTGGGGTCTCGTCTCGGGACTCATGGCGAGTTTCGGTCTCGGCGGGATGATGGGCGGCGGTGGCGGCTTCGAGTAG
- a CDS encoding DUF460 domain-containing protein, with the protein MNARTSALDTLVFGVDIQSGDVRGDAPSYALVAFDGENIDRDVVSHRKLRRLIDREEPDLVATDNMYELAADKDALVHFLRELPDGTRLVQVTGAERPEPLSRVASRHGVPYGKDPMKEAEAAARLAAGNVGYEVSAFTNTTEIKVSRGRSTGKGGWSEDRYTRRIHGAVRKRSREIESELDSASLDYERDVTEKYGGFSNAVFKVEGRPEDIPVSNERSGDVRVEVERQRRDGIEFEPLAKRRDHVLVGIDPGTTTAVAVTDLDGNLLDVLSTRTADTAEVIEWIIERGRPVVVAADVEPMPETVEKIRRSFDAAGWIPNSDLPVDEKQHRTRDHDYDNDHERDAMAAALYAFDDHEDQFSRIAEKVPPRMDRGEVTARVVAGDDSVETALDALSEDDEPDEEETEHTPRELTDDEKRIKQLETQVERLENHVEELNNTIESKEGRIGQLKGDLEAAKSEERKDVRERREVSRLERENDRLERQLDERDERIEELEGKLARLKELWKLDHSNFSDVAEKKAGLTPVKPVEKFTKDAIAEAHDRFGLATDDVVYLRDASGAGRSTAERLAEVDPKVVLAGEGGLSDAADRVLFENEVPVGPADDVTIQEVDELAVTRESEVEAVVADWEERAEERRKDQKAEQLDRLISEHRAETKYGSSEASGQSP; encoded by the coding sequence GTGAACGCCCGCACGAGTGCCCTCGACACGCTCGTCTTCGGCGTGGACATCCAGAGCGGGGATGTCCGCGGCGACGCACCTTCCTACGCGCTCGTCGCGTTCGATGGCGAGAACATCGACCGCGACGTGGTGTCACATCGTAAGCTCCGCCGACTCATCGACCGCGAGGAACCCGACCTCGTGGCGACCGACAACATGTACGAGTTGGCCGCCGACAAGGACGCCCTCGTCCACTTCTTGCGCGAACTACCGGACGGGACGAGACTCGTGCAGGTGACGGGAGCCGAGCGCCCCGAACCGCTCTCGCGGGTCGCCTCGCGCCACGGCGTCCCCTACGGCAAGGACCCGATGAAGGAGGCGGAAGCCGCCGCGCGACTCGCGGCCGGAAACGTCGGCTACGAAGTCTCCGCTTTCACGAACACCACGGAGATAAAGGTCTCGCGCGGGCGCTCGACCGGCAAGGGCGGGTGGAGCGAGGACCGCTACACCCGCCGGATTCACGGCGCGGTCCGCAAGCGAAGCCGCGAAATCGAGAGCGAACTGGATTCGGCAAGTCTCGACTACGAGCGCGACGTGACCGAAAAGTACGGCGGGTTCTCGAACGCCGTCTTCAAGGTCGAGGGTCGCCCCGAGGACATCCCGGTGTCGAACGAGCGCTCGGGCGACGTGCGCGTCGAAGTCGAGCGCCAGCGCCGGGACGGCATCGAGTTCGAACCGCTCGCCAAGCGCCGCGACCACGTACTGGTCGGCATCGACCCCGGCACGACCACCGCGGTTGCGGTGACGGACTTGGACGGGAATCTACTGGACGTACTCAGCACGCGCACGGCCGACACCGCCGAGGTCATCGAGTGGATAATCGAGCGCGGGCGGCCGGTCGTCGTCGCCGCCGACGTGGAACCGATGCCCGAGACCGTCGAGAAGATACGCCGGAGCTTCGACGCCGCGGGGTGGATTCCCAACTCCGACCTGCCGGTGGACGAAAAGCAACACCGCACCCGCGACCACGACTACGACAATGACCACGAGCGCGACGCGATGGCGGCCGCACTCTACGCCTTCGACGACCACGAAGACCAGTTTTCCCGCATCGCCGAGAAGGTGCCCCCGCGGATGGACCGCGGGGAAGTCACCGCGCGCGTGGTCGCTGGCGACGACTCCGTGGAGACCGCGCTGGACGCGCTCTCGGAGGACGACGAACCCGACGAGGAAGAGACCGAACACACGCCCCGCGAGTTGACCGACGACGAGAAGCGCATCAAGCAGTTGGAGACCCAAGTCGAGCGCCTCGAAAATCACGTCGAAGAGTTGAACAACACCATCGAGAGCAAGGAGGGCCGCATCGGGCAACTGAAGGGCGACCTCGAAGCCGCAAAAAGCGAGGAGCGAAAGGACGTGCGCGAGCGCCGGGAGGTCTCCCGACTCGAACGCGAGAACGACCGACTGGAGCGACAACTCGACGAGCGTGACGAGCGCATCGAGGAACTGGAGGGGAAACTCGCGCGACTCAAGGAACTCTGGAAGCTCGACCACTCGAACTTCAGCGACGTGGCCGAGAAGAAAGCCGGACTCACGCCGGTCAAGCCCGTCGAGAAGTTCACCAAGGACGCCATCGCCGAGGCCCACGACCGGTTCGGACTGGCCACCGACGACGTGGTGTACCTCCGGGACGCCTCGGGCGCGGGGCGCTCGACCGCCGAACGACTCGCCGAAGTAGACCCGAAAGTCGTCCTCGCGGGCGAGGGCGGTCTCTCGGACGCCGCCGACCGCGTCCTCTTCGAGAACGAGGTTCCGGTCGGTCCCGCCGACGACGTGACGATTCAGGAGGTTGACGAACTGGCCGTCACCCGCGAGAGCGAAGTCGAGGCCGTCGTCGCGGACTGGGAGGAGCGCGCCGAGGAACGCCGGAAAGACCAGAAGGCCGAACAGTTGGACCGACTCATCAGCGAACACCGGGCCGAGACCAAGTATGGTTCCTCGGAGGCCAGCGGCCAGAGTCCGTAG
- the rnz gene encoding ribonuclease Z, with protein sequence MSMRVTFLGTGGAVPTTERNPSSVLVNREGDRMLFDAGEGTQRQMMRFGTGFTISEIFVSHLHGDHVLGLPGLVQTLDFNDREEALTVYTPAGTEDDIDALIHAAGNRPSFPVHVYGVGPDEAAVRRDDYEVRTFRTDHNTNSLGYALIEDERKGRFNREKAEELGVPVGPKFSKLHEGNAVELEDGTVVEPEQVVGDSRPGRRFVYTGDTRPSSTVAEIAEDADLLIHDATFAEDRAERAADTAHSTARQAGEIASRANAERLALTHISSRYAGDVSAHLEEAREAFDGETFVPDDGERLDVPFPDE encoded by the coding sequence ATGTCGATGCGCGTTACCTTTCTCGGAACCGGCGGGGCAGTGCCGACTACAGAGCGAAATCCCAGTTCGGTGCTGGTCAACCGGGAGGGAGACCGGATGCTGTTCGACGCGGGCGAGGGGACCCAGCGCCAGATGATGCGCTTCGGCACGGGGTTCACCATCTCCGAGATATTCGTCAGCCACCTCCACGGCGACCACGTACTCGGACTCCCCGGACTCGTCCAGACGCTCGATTTTAACGACCGCGAGGAAGCACTGACCGTCTACACGCCCGCCGGAACCGAAGACGACATCGACGCGCTGATTCACGCCGCTGGCAACCGACCGTCGTTTCCGGTCCACGTCTACGGCGTCGGTCCCGACGAGGCCGCGGTCCGGCGCGACGACTACGAGGTCCGGACGTTCCGGACCGACCACAACACCAACTCGCTCGGCTACGCCCTTATCGAGGACGAGCGCAAGGGCCGATTCAACCGCGAAAAGGCAGAGGAACTGGGCGTTCCGGTCGGCCCGAAATTCTCGAAACTCCACGAGGGCAACGCCGTCGAGTTAGAGGACGGGACGGTCGTGGAACCCGAACAGGTCGTCGGCGACTCTCGACCCGGCCGTCGGTTCGTCTACACCGGCGACACCCGACCGAGTTCCACGGTCGCCGAAATCGCCGAGGACGCCGACCTGCTCATCCACGACGCGACCTTCGCCGAGGACCGGGCGGAGCGCGCCGCCGACACGGCCCACTCGACCGCGCGACAGGCCGGAGAAATCGCCAGCAGGGCGAACGCGGAGCGACTCGCGCTGACCCACATCTCCTCGCGCTACGCGGGCGACGTGTCCGCCCACCTCGAAGAGGCACGCGAGGCGTTCGACGGCGAGACGTTCGTCCCCGACGACGGTGAGCGACTGGACGTGCCGTTCCCCGACGAGTAG
- a CDS encoding bifunctional metallophosphatase/5'-nucleotidase: protein MRKYASLLLILCLVASGAVPPVAANTTDAHSTSGSTVPAPTAAQVPTNNTTDGATTLTVLSYNDIQTAAVENGSFPRMVTLLNQRRAAHENPTVVVGGGDEVSPHSLSPLSQWRVPAKALSVLDPAAEGIGNHDLDYGFDAVANFSNASEFPWLMANIVDSETGETIPGTEPYTVVERQGAKVGIVGVADEKIKSKTAVDFDKQGYEVQNYSDVASEYATMLKDEENVDVVVVSAHLGVPVAKTLANTTENVDAIVVGDDEIEYAPQKTGGAVIMEAEARAEHVAELNLTVEDGEVTAWDGRLLDVTENVSKNETVSNVITSAREDELNDVAGKTEVELDSRFASNYHDETALGNLVGDSFRAQSGAEVAVTNAGGIRSNSVYGPGNLTVGDVYNMLPFQNTLVTVELTGAELETVLASQIVTLESDEGQQYGAEAKLQVSGVTYEWVGHNDTDDQIRDVWVGGEPLDEEATYNVTVNSYMTTWDDSPLQNATVTSESHMLYGTAVLEYVQQNGPVSPTGENRIRRVDAEVETESVSVADGTATVELAAPDGIQNVSDFYATTGDAGDRLAADSVSLSNGTVTATFGFADLRELSAGKSVQMYGDYNTSAYQRVYFADSVLNAQFAASDIGAETTTETTTAGDDTAETTEKAVGDATETTTAGETSGDIPGFTPAIAVVALVAAALLAHRRD from the coding sequence ATGCGCAAGTACGCATCGTTGTTGCTGATTCTCTGTCTCGTCGCCTCGGGCGCTGTACCGCCCGTCGCGGCGAACACCACCGACGCGCACAGTACGAGTGGGTCCACTGTTCCCGCACCGACCGCGGCGCAGGTCCCGACGAACAACACGACCGACGGCGCGACGACGCTGACCGTCCTGTCGTACAACGACATCCAGACCGCGGCGGTCGAGAACGGGAGTTTCCCGCGGATGGTCACGTTGCTGAACCAGCGTCGTGCCGCCCACGAGAACCCGACGGTCGTCGTCGGGGGCGGCGACGAGGTGAGTCCCCACTCGCTGTCGCCGCTCAGTCAGTGGCGAGTGCCCGCAAAGGCGCTGAGCGTCCTCGACCCGGCCGCCGAGGGCATCGGGAATCACGACCTCGACTACGGATTCGACGCCGTGGCGAACTTCAGCAACGCCTCGGAGTTCCCGTGGCTGATGGCCAATATCGTGGACTCGGAGACCGGCGAGACGATTCCCGGCACGGAACCGTACACGGTCGTCGAGCGACAGGGCGCGAAGGTCGGTATCGTCGGCGTGGCCGACGAGAAGATCAAGTCCAAGACCGCAGTGGACTTCGACAAGCAGGGATACGAGGTCCAGAACTACTCCGACGTGGCCAGCGAGTACGCCACGATGCTCAAAGACGAGGAGAACGTGGACGTAGTCGTCGTCTCGGCGCACCTCGGCGTCCCCGTGGCGAAGACACTGGCGAACACGACCGAGAACGTTGACGCCATCGTCGTCGGCGACGACGAAATCGAGTACGCGCCCCAAAAGACTGGCGGCGCAGTCATCATGGAGGCCGAGGCCCGCGCGGAACACGTCGCGGAACTCAACCTCACCGTCGAGGACGGCGAGGTGACGGCGTGGGACGGCCGACTCCTGGACGTGACCGAGAACGTCTCGAAAAACGAGACTGTCTCGAACGTCATCACGAGCGCCCGCGAGGACGAACTGAACGACGTGGCCGGGAAGACCGAGGTCGAACTCGACTCTCGGTTCGCCTCGAACTACCACGACGAAACCGCATTGGGCAACCTCGTCGGCGACTCGTTCCGCGCTCAGAGCGGCGCGGAAGTCGCCGTCACCAACGCGGGCGGCATTCGCTCGAACAGCGTCTACGGTCCCGGTAACCTCACGGTCGGCGACGTGTACAACATGCTTCCCTTCCAGAACACGCTCGTCACCGTCGAACTCACCGGCGCGGAACTCGAAACGGTCCTCGCCAGCCAAATCGTGACGCTCGAAAGCGACGAGGGCCAGCAGTACGGTGCAGAAGCCAAGCTACAGGTCAGCGGCGTCACCTACGAGTGGGTCGGCCACAACGACACCGACGACCAAATCCGTGACGTGTGGGTCGGCGGCGAACCCCTCGACGAGGAGGCGACCTACAACGTCACCGTCAACTCCTATATGACGACGTGGGACGACTCGCCGCTCCAGAACGCGACCGTGACCAGCGAGTCGCACATGCTCTACGGCACGGCCGTGCTGGAGTACGTCCAGCAGAACGGACCGGTCTCGCCGACCGGCGAGAACCGCATCCGGCGCGTAGATGCCGAAGTCGAGACGGAGTCGGTGAGCGTGGCCGACGGGACCGCGACGGTCGAACTCGCCGCGCCCGACGGCATCCAGAACGTGAGCGATTTCTACGCGACCACCGGCGACGCGGGCGACCGGCTCGCGGCCGACTCGGTCTCGCTGTCGAACGGCACCGTGACGGCGACGTTCGGCTTCGCCGACCTCCGAGAACTCTCGGCGGGCAAGTCCGTCCAGATGTACGGCGACTACAACACCTCGGCTTACCAGCGCGTCTACTTCGCGGACTCGGTGCTGAACGCCCAGTTCGCGGCCAGCGACATCGGAGCCGAGACCACAACCGAGACGACGACGGCCGGTGACGACACCGCCGAAACAACCGAGAAGGCGGTCGGCGACGCCACCGAAACGACGACCGCGGGCGAAACGTCCGGCGACATCCCCGGATTCACTCCCGCCATCGCAGTCGTCGCGCTCGTCGCGGCTGCGCTCCTCGCGCACCGCCGCGACTGA
- the eif1A gene encoding translation initiation factor eIF-1A encodes MSDNDGGRRKNLRMPDDDEVFATVTNMLGANRVKVRCADGTERTARIPGKMQKRIWIREDDVVLVEPWDWQDEKADIKWRYDKQEADQLRDEGHIQ; translated from the coding sequence ATGAGTGACAACGACGGCGGACGGCGGAAGAACCTCCGCATGCCCGACGACGACGAGGTGTTCGCCACCGTCACCAACATGCTCGGCGCGAATCGCGTAAAAGTACGATGCGCGGACGGAACTGAGCGCACGGCCCGGATTCCGGGCAAGATGCAAAAGCGCATCTGGATTCGGGAAGACGACGTAGTGCTGGTCGAACCGTGGGACTGGCAGGACGAGAAGGCCGACATCAAGTGGCGCTACGACAAGCAGGAAGCCGACCAACTCCGCGACGAAGGCCATATCCAGTAA
- a CDS encoding DUF7282 domain-containing protein, which produces MTRDRKTLTAVFMAVLMVLASGTAVSLAVTGSSTDAGTNAVGVQETTTSDGEETATETDGAEETTREADGPAEGDASVNIDEQESDGERVVIESATLPEGGFIAIHDSSYAEAPLSSVLGNSVYLEPGTYEDVTVTLARPIEESQTLVAMPHLDTNENQVYDFVLSTGGVDGPYTTDGEILVDETNVTVEQATTTPEETTTEEMTTTEEMTTTEDVGDDETTTEDVVDGETTTEEPPAETGQFIFKIEQMNIDEWSFVVGDEETPDRTETVDNITITDRRVEINLSEILRESAMTQQQATPMTTLSPDEAEEMIQENLSQDIETVRFVIRDVTVENVTFVVTAPEGVEMPEPPMTTTTTEEEVGVTTTEEVETTTTEEVEPITTTEAEDGVDTITTTEEEDEITTEEDTVTTTEAVEPITTTEAEDGVDTTTTEEEDTITTKEVDETTTTEEVETITTTEADDVEDTTTTEEVETITTTEADDVEDTTTTEEVETITTTTEADDAVDTTTTTEEVVAEGDAQSFEVSGLDAPESATTGDTITVSATVSNPSDQQATQQVAFRLEGSVVARQDVTLGADEETTVEFEIDTEGVPAGEYIHGVYTQDFGELAVITIEESGEEAATETPAGNVTTTAAP; this is translated from the coding sequence ATGACACGCGACAGAAAGACACTTACTGCCGTCTTCATGGCGGTGTTGATGGTTTTAGCGAGCGGAACGGCCGTATCGCTCGCTGTGACTGGTAGTTCGACAGATGCGGGAACGAACGCAGTGGGGGTCCAAGAGACGACCACCTCGGACGGCGAGGAAACGGCGACCGAGACCGACGGTGCCGAGGAGACGACGCGAGAGGCCGACGGACCGGCAGAAGGTGACGCGAGCGTGAATATCGACGAGCAGGAGTCTGACGGTGAGCGCGTCGTCATCGAGTCGGCGACTCTGCCCGAGGGCGGGTTCATCGCTATTCACGACTCGTCGTACGCCGAGGCACCGCTTTCGAGCGTCCTCGGCAACTCGGTCTACCTCGAACCGGGGACTTACGAGGACGTGACCGTCACGCTCGCTCGACCCATCGAGGAGAGCCAGACGCTCGTCGCCATGCCGCACCTCGACACGAACGAGAACCAAGTCTACGACTTCGTTCTCTCGACTGGTGGAGTCGATGGTCCGTACACCACGGACGGCGAAATCCTCGTTGACGAGACCAACGTGACGGTCGAACAGGCGACGACGACGCCCGAAGAAACGACGACCGAGGAGATGACCACAACCGAGGAGATGACGACGACTGAGGATGTGGGTGACGACGAGACCACAACTGAAGATGTGGTCGATGGCGAGACCACCACGGAGGAACCACCTGCTGAGACCGGGCAGTTCATCTTCAAAATCGAGCAGATGAACATCGACGAGTGGTCCTTCGTCGTCGGTGACGAGGAGACGCCCGACCGGACCGAGACGGTCGATAACATCACCATCACCGACCGACGCGTCGAAATCAATCTGAGCGAAATTCTCCGCGAGAGCGCCATGACCCAGCAGCAGGCTACTCCGATGACGACCCTGAGTCCCGACGAAGCCGAGGAGATGATTCAGGAGAACCTCTCGCAGGACATCGAGACCGTTCGGTTCGTCATCCGGGATGTCACCGTCGAGAACGTGACGTTCGTCGTCACGGCTCCGGAGGGCGTCGAGATGCCCGAGCCACCGATGACTACCACGACGACTGAAGAAGAGGTCGGAGTTACCACGACCGAAGAAGTCGAGACTACCACGACCGAAGAAGTCGAACCTATCACGACGACTGAAGCGGAAGACGGTGTGGACACGATCACGACCACTGAAGAAGAGGACGAAATTACCACTGAAGAAGACACCGTCACGACAACTGAGGCAGTCGAACCTATCACGACGACTGAAGCGGAAGACGGTGTGGACACGACCACGACTGAAGAAGAAGACACCATCACGACCAAAGAAGTGGACGAAACCACGACAACGGAGGAAGTCGAGACTATCACCACGACCGAAGCGGACGACGTGGAAGACACTACGACAACGGAGGAAGTCGAGACTATCACCACGACCGAAGCGGACGACGTGGAAGACACTACGACAACTGAGGAAGTCGAGACTATCACCACGACCACCGAAGCGGACGACGCTGTGGATACCACCACGACGACTGAAGAAGTCGTTGCGGAGGGCGACGCGCAGTCCTTCGAGGTCTCCGGACTCGACGCGCCCGAGAGCGCGACCACCGGCGACACAATCACGGTGAGTGCCACCGTCAGCAACCCGAGCGACCAGCAGGCGACCCAACAGGTCGCGTTCCGACTGGAGGGTAGCGTCGTCGCGCGCCAAGACGTGACGCTCGGTGCGGACGAGGAAACGACCGTCGAGTTCGAGATCGACACCGAAGGCGTGCCCGCTGGGGAGTACATCCACGGCGTGTACACGCAGGACTTCGGCGAACTCGCGGT